TCACAAACTACTGACATTAATTACTATCTCTGATGACAATCTATGCTATGGAATAAATTTTACAGAAGAGGCAGCAGTTTCTGTGATATATGCAGATTTGGAAATGAAGGGAGAAATTATCATCTACTTATTTCTCTGCTTAATTTTCTTTAGAGCTCAATGGTACTCACTGGAATAAACTTAGCTGGTCAAGGTGATCTGCCATCTCACTCCACATCAATTCATCCATCCACCTGCAGAAGACTGTTCTGCAAGATGGTTGGTAGCATTCTCTTTGTAAGAGAGCAAATAAGTGATAAAGATTCCTTGAAGTGACATGCTTTTGAAAGCCCAGAAAAACACAAGCTTGATATAGAACTAAAAGTCATTGTCATTAATGTAACTAAGATAATATCTCTcaactaaataaataatgtcATTTCTACCAGTGCTCTCTTACCCTTTTGAtcctcactgctcagcctgcttCCTGCTAGCTGTCTGTTACTTAGCTCTTGTATCCTTTGGTTATTCCAGGAAAAGACCAGTTCAGAAGAGATCAAACACCGTGcacttccctttctttctgtttggattcacTGGAGGGTCCAGAACTTTGCTCTTTAGAAAGAGAAGCATACCCGGTTTCATTTGACTTGCATTTCTTTGAATAGCAAGATAAGGACATATGCTGGAGCAAACAAAGGATAAAACATTCACAGAACCATTCCATAGTCCCTTCACCTTCCTTTCACTACACTGTAAATATCCCTCTGTCCTGTAAGAAAGCAGCACTTCAAGAATTAAAATATCAAGTGTCTTCCAACACAGAGCAGTTTCCCTTGTCTCATCATGGTTCAGaactttccattatttttttacttttatgaTTTAAGTAACTCAAGATGGGCAGCAGAGCTACCTAAAAGCAAAGACTCACACTGATATTTTTAACCATGCTTTCAAGTAGAAGCAACATCTGGAGTTCTGAACAGTGACTTGGAAAGGCCTTTTCATATTACAAAACTACTGTGTAAGTCTGCAAGTGCTATCAAGAAAATTGAACTACATTCCCCACTGCTTTTCAGCCTCCAGCCATTTCTAAACTCTTGCCTAAATTTATCCATCTCGAGTAATTCATCAAATCAATCCTATGCTCCAGTCTCTCTATTCCCATACAAAAGTATGGGAGCCTCTACAAAGTTATGCAAGTCTTTCCAAAGAAGTCCCGGACGTCCAGAAGGTCCCAGCTGACATCTCCAAAAAGCTCTTGCAGCTGTTTAGCTGTTGCCACCAATAAGCATGAAGGATGCACGGTTCCATACCCAGATCTGCGTGGTTTGACAAGACTTTTCAAATGCTGCTAAGTAGAATATACACTGGTATTCTGCCCTAAGGCactcaaaagcaaaagaatggGTCTGCTACACAGTCTGATTTACAGGAGATATAGCTACAATATAGCTACATCTGACTcaaaggcaattaaaaaaagagataagAAGAATCTGACAGGGTTTTGAAGTGTAAACCTCTATGGAAGTTTTTTGTAATTTCTGGAGATTGGACTTTGGCAGGGAGTGATGCTGCAGCCAAAATTGTCATGTGATTTTGTCTCTTCCCACACAAGGAAAATCAATGCTGTGAAATATGTACAGTtcccttttaaaacatttttgtgttCATAAAAGGTTATTCCTAATTTCTGTTTAAGGTTCAGAGACTTAGATTTTTTGAATAATTATAATCAAAGTGGAATTAAATTTATGATCTGTGTCTCTTTTACAGAAAATCCTTCTGGCCTTCCTTTTTTCAATGGGCATCATAGTGACACAGGGtgatgctttctgctttcatcaATTCTTCAAGCCAGGAGAGGCTGAAAAAGGTAGGACAGAGGTAGTCATCTCACTCAATAATATTTTGTTGGCTCAGTCCTATGAAGAACTGCTGGGAAGGGCTCAAAATATCAAGGACGTGGGAGATGTCAGAAAAAACCGGGACAGGCAGTTCCAGCACCAAGTTTCCAAAgttagggaaaaacaaaattttcccCTGGACTGGATACAGTTGCAGCAGTATTACTGCTATTGGTGATAGGTTACCAATGCTGTTCCTGGAGCTTCTGCTGGGGGTGAGAGGATTTCTGAATTCAGTCTGGTCGTAGATGGTGGCCTAAGCTGTTTGGCTGCTCACTTTCACCCCAGCTCTGTTACAATGAAATTGTCTCTAATAAGTAAAGAGGAAACAAATTCATGTTCTCAAAATAATCCAGGTAATAGCTATGGAAGCAAAATGAATTGTTTTACAATTTTCAGgaacaaacattttcagaaataatgcagTCATTTTCAGACTTTTCAGTCTCTAATGTGGAGGCTTAAAGAACATCTTTTATTGCTGTGTTACACAGGCTGTATGGTGGATGGAGTATTGTACCCCTTTGGAGAGATCTCAAGGACGGAAAATTGCCTCACATGCAGCTGCAGCCAATATGAAatgcactgctgctccctgtaAGTCTGCCATCATTGCCCATAAAAAGACAACAGGTTTCCATCTTCTGGGAATAAATGAGTTTCTAAAGACACAAGGGAGCATTTCCTCACCCCCCACAGAGCTGGGGCAAGCCACATATAGCTTGTGACTGTGTTAAACTTGGTTCTGCTGACTGGAAGTGGAGACAGGCCCTCCCAGACACATCCAGTTGGTGCTTGCCTTTAACGCTGAGCAACATATGAGCTCCTTTTACACTGAGGTTAAGTCCTTCCTTGTCAGGAAAAGTAGGAGGTAGAAAGGATTTCATACCTCATGGCACTTAAGATGCTCTGAAGGGTTCGTGAATACCTGAATCCCTTTTCAGTGATGattttctgctctgaacatgCAGACTCTAGAGTGAcatggctctgctctgctgtctctctctctccaacATCCTCCTTTCCTCATATCCCACTTTCTCCAAGAGGTAAAATGGAGTGATTATGTTCCTCATCTTTGCTCAGATGACTCCTACTGCCAGGAGACAGAAACCACACTCCAAGCATACAGAAGGTTGTGaaaaattactggaaaaa
This portion of the Meleagris gallopavo isolate NT-WF06-2002-E0010 breed Aviagen turkey brand Nicholas breeding stock chromosome 8, Turkey_5.1, whole genome shotgun sequence genome encodes:
- the LOC104911959 gene encoding beta-microseminoprotein-like; translated protein: MKILLAFLFSMGIIVTQGDAFCFHQFFKPGEAEKGCMVDGVLYPFGEISRTENCLTCSCSQYEMHCCSLYTTPVNYDKETCKVIFNNKNCDYDVVQKHPSKPCTQYTRIG